The following coding sequences lie in one Spirosoma sp. KUDC1026 genomic window:
- the dxs gene encoding 1-deoxy-D-xylulose-5-phosphate synthase codes for MLITPGSLLATINTPDDLRKLDKSRLPQVADELRQFIIDDVSVFGGHFGAGLGVVELTVALHYVFNTPDDQLIWDVGHQAYGHKILTGRREKFHTNRFYKGISGFPKRKESEYDSFGVGHSSTSISAALGMAVASQLQGNMQRNHIAVIGDGAMTAGEAFEGMNHAGATDTNLLIVLNDNCMSIDPNVGALREYLTDITTSQTYNKVKDEVWNLLGKMSTFGKSAQEIVSKVETGLKSSLLTQSNLFESLHLRYFGPIDGHDIDHLVSVLEDLKNIPGPKLLHVLTVKGKGYAPAEKDQTKWHAPGLFDKVTGVIQKKVYDSPQPPKYQDVFGQTLVELAEQNTRIVGVTPAMPSGSSMNLMMKAMPKRAFDVGIAEQHAVTFSAGMATQGEVVFCNIYSTFMQRAYDQVIHDVCIQELPVVFCLDRAGFAGADGPTHHGAYDIAFMRCVPNMIVAAPMNEQELRNMMYTAQSDVVQKGKQAFTIRYPRGEGVMPDWRTPFEQQQIGKGRMIADGEDVAILTIGHIGNYAVQATQLLEKEGVRPAHFDMRYVKPLDEELLHQIFSRFDRVLTVEDGCLMGGFGSAILEFMANHGYMARVKRLGIPDAVIEHGEQLELHRECGFDPAGIADAVRELLYTGRTVTI; via the coding sequence ATGCTGATTACCCCCGGCAGTCTTCTAGCCACCATCAACACTCCCGACGATCTTCGCAAACTCGATAAATCCCGTCTGCCCCAGGTTGCCGATGAACTTCGTCAGTTTATTATCGATGATGTTTCCGTATTTGGCGGGCATTTCGGCGCAGGATTAGGTGTTGTCGAACTGACCGTTGCTCTGCACTACGTATTTAATACTCCCGACGATCAACTGATTTGGGATGTGGGTCACCAGGCTTACGGACACAAAATCCTGACCGGCCGCCGAGAGAAGTTTCATACCAACCGGTTCTACAAAGGTATTTCCGGCTTTCCGAAGCGAAAAGAAAGCGAGTATGACTCCTTTGGGGTTGGCCATTCGTCAACGTCAATTTCGGCAGCGCTGGGTATGGCCGTAGCGTCTCAGTTACAGGGCAATATGCAGCGCAATCATATCGCTGTTATTGGTGACGGAGCTATGACGGCGGGTGAAGCGTTTGAAGGCATGAACCACGCCGGAGCGACGGATACAAACCTGCTGATTGTGCTGAATGACAACTGCATGAGCATTGACCCGAACGTGGGGGCGCTGCGGGAGTATCTGACCGACATTACTACGTCGCAGACGTACAATAAAGTCAAAGACGAAGTCTGGAACCTGCTGGGTAAGATGAGCACCTTCGGCAAAAGCGCGCAGGAAATTGTCTCCAAAGTCGAAACCGGCCTGAAATCGTCGTTACTGACACAGAGCAACTTATTCGAATCTTTACATCTACGCTACTTTGGCCCCATTGATGGGCATGATATCGATCATCTGGTAAGTGTGCTGGAAGACCTGAAAAACATCCCGGGGCCGAAGCTGCTGCATGTGCTGACCGTCAAAGGCAAAGGTTATGCCCCCGCCGAAAAGGACCAGACCAAATGGCACGCGCCCGGCTTGTTCGATAAGGTGACCGGAGTCATTCAGAAGAAAGTTTACGACTCGCCCCAGCCGCCTAAGTACCAGGATGTCTTCGGCCAGACGCTGGTTGAACTGGCCGAGCAGAACACGCGCATTGTTGGGGTAACGCCAGCTATGCCGTCGGGATCGTCGATGAATCTGATGATGAAAGCCATGCCCAAACGCGCGTTCGACGTGGGCATTGCCGAACAGCACGCTGTTACGTTCTCGGCGGGGATGGCTACGCAGGGCGAAGTAGTATTCTGTAATATCTACTCGACATTCATGCAGCGGGCTTACGATCAGGTAATCCACGATGTCTGTATTCAGGAATTACCTGTTGTGTTCTGTCTCGATCGCGCTGGTTTTGCCGGTGCCGATGGTCCAACGCACCACGGTGCCTATGATATTGCATTTATGCGCTGTGTGCCAAATATGATCGTAGCCGCTCCCATGAATGAGCAGGAGCTACGTAACATGATGTATACCGCCCAGTCGGACGTCGTGCAGAAAGGAAAACAGGCGTTTACAATCCGGTATCCGCGGGGCGAAGGTGTCATGCCCGACTGGCGAACGCCGTTTGAACAACAGCAAATTGGCAAAGGGCGTATGATTGCCGATGGCGAGGACGTAGCCATCCTGACCATCGGGCATATTGGCAATTACGCCGTTCAGGCCACACAGCTACTCGAAAAAGAAGGCGTCCGCCCTGCTCACTTCGATATGCGTTACGTTAAACCACTGGATGAAGAGCTATTACATCAAATCTTTAGCCGCTTTGATCGGGTACTGACCGTAGAAGACGGCTGCCTGATGGGAGGATTCGGCAGCGCGATACTCGAATTTATGGCTAATCATGGTTACATGGCTCGTGTGAAGCGGCTGGGTATTCCGGACGCCGTTATCGAGCACGGCGAACAGCTTGAACTCCACCGCGAATGTGGTTTCGACCCCGCCGGTATTGCCGACGCCGTCCGTGAATTGCTTTACACGGGTCGAACAGTCACGATTTAA
- a CDS encoding PKD domain-containing protein, whose translation MGISTKCIRIIGLWAVLLLLAGIPMAWSQSTSSTTIKISGKTCVPDQDCDTSQVVFTDSIRTGVTSRIWNFGDNSPTLTVTGSDSTARHAYLTAGTYTVTLTRTINGQNQTVSRNFQVYERPRSFSNWKTDTTICQGERITLDPYSGGPAQSGLNFLWYPKGQTTQSIQVDSSGCYSVEVIDPATGCSTQNRINVDVCGEKKESQGVKWYFGQNAGLDFSGGGTPQAITDGKLSTIEGSSSIANTKGILLFYTDGITIFDKDGLPLKSLDPRDSSATATKIPLGGNKRSTQSALIVPKPTCKGCEYLYYVYTTSEINGTKQLTYSIVDMRQNGGKGAVTQKNIPVTSAGTEQSASVRNDRDSTYWVITRVYGTNQFQIRHLTEDAVPTVTTFSGGQTLDSLTNAEGYIKIGPADTTSGNEGNRPMAVVVPGPPKNSVDLFTFNDSTGTMTFLRTVDLGAAPPKAYGVEFSPDGKNLYVTMLADTNSDGSQKGASYLLKYDLNQPDSLVNLSRTVVDSSTTRQYGSVQIGPDGRIYVAVQGSTSLGTIENPNGGLLDSLIFNPAGQSLGGKTSQLGLPNLVSNFNDQSSGPGFTYADTCARSPTIFQASPNCQKLKETYTWLFGDGSQPVSTTALQPQLHTYQQAGDYIVSLRIVTETSQRGICKDTTINDTITIVETPPALQLGGDTIVCNRRGLTLDLKVTARTYVWLVNGAVAGRQKTITLTRPGYYYVIGYAANGGCFQSDTIRVQIRPAPSLDLGPDTLFCYRSSVSIRVPQNVWTEFQWSNGGTTRQISVTSAGQYSVVGRFTLNGATCENSDTIQVRELPKITLNARLTNPLTCTLADGSIEVTPTPVRSYTYSWSQNGTPLSSLTNVQTNLASGTYTVSATDTVYECKADSAFTLVPPNPPAFNLTPNASLCVGDNGQTQLVASGQNLSYRWPSLNATTGTVTVNQIGRYEVIVTDPRGCTATGAALVVDLCEPRLNIPDAFTPNNDNQNDLLEVFASYITDYQLRIYNRWGEIIFESTNPEQKWDGTYRGVLYPPMLYPYIISYKSQSFPDRGTLIKRGSVLLVR comes from the coding sequence ATGGGAATCTCTACCAAGTGCATCCGAATAATCGGGCTCTGGGCCGTACTGCTGTTGCTGGCAGGGATACCAATGGCCTGGTCGCAGAGCACATCATCAACAACAATAAAAATTAGTGGTAAAACCTGTGTACCTGACCAGGATTGTGATACCTCGCAGGTGGTCTTTACGGATAGCATCCGGACTGGCGTAACCAGCCGGATCTGGAACTTTGGGGACAACAGCCCTACGTTAACCGTAACGGGTAGTGATTCCACCGCCCGGCATGCCTATTTAACTGCCGGGACTTATACCGTTACACTGACTAGAACGATCAACGGGCAGAACCAGACGGTATCACGCAATTTTCAGGTGTACGAGCGACCACGCTCATTCTCAAACTGGAAAACGGATACGACCATCTGCCAGGGTGAACGAATAACGCTCGATCCCTACTCAGGCGGACCCGCACAATCGGGGTTAAACTTTCTCTGGTATCCTAAAGGCCAGACGACCCAGAGTATCCAGGTCGATAGCTCGGGTTGTTATTCCGTCGAAGTAATTGATCCCGCAACCGGTTGTTCGACCCAGAACCGGATCAACGTTGATGTCTGCGGAGAAAAGAAAGAATCGCAGGGGGTAAAATGGTATTTCGGTCAGAACGCCGGACTGGATTTCAGCGGAGGTGGCACTCCGCAGGCCATCACCGATGGAAAACTGAGCACGATTGAAGGGTCGTCATCCATCGCCAACACCAAAGGTATTCTGCTGTTTTACACCGACGGGATAACGATCTTCGATAAGGACGGCCTGCCTCTGAAATCGCTCGATCCGCGGGACTCGTCGGCTACAGCCACCAAGATTCCACTGGGTGGGAACAAGCGATCAACGCAGTCGGCGCTGATCGTGCCGAAGCCAACCTGTAAAGGCTGCGAGTACCTGTATTATGTTTATACCACCTCGGAAATCAACGGCACCAAGCAACTGACCTACAGCATTGTTGATATGCGGCAGAACGGTGGTAAAGGGGCTGTTACGCAGAAAAATATCCCTGTAACCAGCGCAGGTACAGAGCAGTCGGCGTCGGTGCGGAATGATCGTGATTCGACGTACTGGGTAATCACACGGGTGTATGGCACGAACCAGTTTCAGATTCGTCACCTGACGGAAGACGCTGTGCCGACCGTGACGACCTTTAGTGGCGGGCAGACGCTGGACTCGCTCACCAACGCCGAGGGATACATCAAAATTGGACCGGCTGATACGACCAGCGGCAACGAAGGCAACCGGCCCATGGCCGTTGTCGTGCCGGGACCCCCCAAAAACTCCGTCGATCTGTTTACGTTCAATGATTCGACAGGGACAATGACGTTTCTTCGAACGGTTGACCTGGGGGCGGCTCCCCCCAAAGCGTATGGAGTCGAGTTCTCGCCGGACGGCAAGAATCTGTACGTCACTATGCTGGCCGATACTAATTCTGATGGAAGTCAGAAGGGCGCGTCATATCTCCTCAAGTATGATCTGAACCAGCCCGACTCGCTGGTAAATCTCTCCCGAACGGTGGTCGACAGTAGCACCACCAGGCAATACGGTTCCGTGCAGATTGGCCCGGATGGGCGAATTTATGTGGCTGTCCAGGGCAGTACGTCGCTGGGTACGATTGAGAATCCGAATGGTGGTTTGCTCGACAGTCTGATCTTTAACCCGGCGGGTCAGTCGCTGGGCGGAAAAACCAGTCAGCTGGGTTTGCCCAACCTGGTGTCCAATTTCAACGATCAGTCGAGTGGACCCGGTTTTACGTATGCTGATACCTGCGCCCGATCCCCGACAATATTCCAGGCCAGTCCAAACTGCCAGAAATTAAAAGAGACGTATACCTGGTTGTTTGGCGATGGCTCGCAACCCGTTTCGACAACGGCACTGCAGCCCCAGTTACATACCTACCAACAAGCGGGCGATTACATAGTCAGCCTCCGGATTGTTACAGAGACCAGTCAGAGGGGAATTTGTAAGGATACAACGATCAACGATACCATCACGATTGTGGAGACGCCACCCGCCCTGCAGCTGGGGGGGGACACCATTGTCTGTAACCGGCGGGGGCTGACGCTTGATCTGAAAGTAACGGCCAGGACGTATGTCTGGCTGGTTAACGGCGCTGTTGCAGGTCGACAGAAAACCATTACGCTCACCCGGCCAGGCTATTATTACGTTATTGGCTATGCGGCCAATGGCGGCTGTTTTCAGAGCGATACGATTCGGGTTCAGATTCGACCTGCTCCCTCACTCGATCTGGGTCCTGATACGTTGTTCTGCTATCGGTCGTCGGTCAGCATCCGGGTACCGCAAAATGTCTGGACAGAATTTCAATGGAGCAATGGCGGAACGACTCGCCAGATTTCGGTGACGTCAGCCGGCCAATACAGCGTGGTCGGACGTTTTACGTTGAATGGAGCAACCTGCGAAAACTCGGACACGATTCAGGTGCGGGAACTGCCGAAGATAACGCTCAACGCCCGGCTCACAAATCCGCTGACCTGTACGCTGGCCGATGGTAGTATCGAAGTCACGCCCACGCCCGTCAGGTCCTACACCTACAGCTGGAGTCAGAATGGAACCCCGCTTTCGTCGCTGACCAACGTACAGACGAACCTGGCTTCCGGTACGTACACGGTGAGCGCTACGGATACGGTATATGAATGTAAAGCGGACAGCGCGTTCACCCTGGTGCCGCCTAATCCACCCGCGTTCAATTTAACCCCGAATGCATCCTTATGTGTAGGGGACAATGGCCAGACGCAGCTGGTAGCTAGTGGACAAAATCTATCCTACAGGTGGCCCAGCCTGAACGCCACAACAGGAACCGTTACGGTCAATCAGATTGGCAGGTACGAAGTCATCGTAACTGATCCAAGAGGTTGTACGGCCACGGGAGCCGCACTGGTTGTCGATCTGTGTGAACCCCGGCTGAATATTCCGGATGCGTTTACGCCAAACAACGACAACCAGAATGATCTGCTGGAGGTATTCGCTTCGTACATCACCGATTATCAGTTGAGGATCTACAATCGCTGGGGAGAGATCATTTTTGAGAGTACCAATCCCGAGCAGAAGTGGGACGGAACGTACCGGGGGGTACTCTATCCGCCCATGCTCTATCCGTATATTATCAGCTATAAAAGTCAGTCATTTCCCGACCGTGGGACCCTGATAAAACGGGGGTCTGTACTGCTGGTCAGGTAG
- a CDS encoding type IX secretion system membrane protein PorP/SprF, with protein sequence MIKKYLFILFAISLGQIALAQDPQFTQFYAAPQYLNPAFAGSALAPRVTANYRNQWPAITNYVTTMVAADYYFDRVNSGVGLLIQNDNQGQGNIQSTDIGLQYSYQFQLNESSFVRLGLQGSYVNRNVNYFGLTTGDQFNEQGFISGSVTSDPTLLAGSPKNKYLDFSTGGLLYSDWYWVGVSAHHINRPSQSFFVEGSDRLPIKGSIHAGLRIPLAGYTGLADEMDREISFSPVILYKFQGRYDQLDLGAYLTYSPITVGAYYRGIPFKKYDQTINNHDAIALLAGYRVDKFSIGYSYDVTISTLGNSGGSHELSLSYIFEKPEGRRAGVRRRDKKLPCPKF encoded by the coding sequence ATGATTAAGAAATACCTGTTCATTCTTTTTGCGATCAGCCTGGGGCAGATTGCGCTGGCGCAGGACCCTCAGTTCACCCAGTTCTATGCCGCTCCGCAGTACTTAAACCCGGCTTTTGCCGGTTCGGCGCTGGCTCCCCGCGTAACCGCAAACTACCGGAACCAGTGGCCTGCTATCACGAACTACGTAACAACTATGGTGGCCGCCGATTACTACTTCGATCGGGTGAACAGTGGCGTTGGTCTGTTGATTCAAAACGACAATCAGGGACAGGGTAATATCCAGTCTACCGATATTGGGTTACAATACTCATACCAGTTTCAGTTAAACGAATCGTCCTTTGTGCGGCTGGGCTTACAGGGCTCGTATGTAAACCGGAACGTGAACTATTTTGGTCTGACTACCGGCGATCAATTTAACGAGCAGGGGTTCATTTCGGGCAGTGTCACTAGCGACCCTACCCTGCTGGCGGGTTCGCCCAAGAATAAATACCTGGATTTTTCAACGGGTGGCCTGCTCTACTCCGACTGGTACTGGGTGGGGGTATCGGCGCATCACATCAACCGGCCCAGCCAGTCGTTCTTCGTGGAAGGATCGGATCGGTTACCGATAAAAGGCAGTATTCACGCGGGCCTGCGGATTCCGCTGGCAGGTTATACTGGTCTGGCCGATGAGATGGATCGGGAAATCAGTTTCTCGCCGGTTATTCTTTACAAATTTCAGGGTCGCTACGATCAGCTGGATCTGGGGGCCTATCTGACGTACTCACCCATAACGGTAGGCGCTTACTACCGCGGTATTCCATTCAAAAAGTACGATCAGACGATCAACAACCACGATGCTATTGCGTTACTGGCTGGATACCGGGTTGATAAGTTTTCAATTGGCTATAGCTACGATGTAACCATTTCGACGCTTGGCAACAGCGGAGGGTCGCACGAACTTTCCCTGTCGTATATTTTCGAGAAACCGGAAGGGCGTCGGGCCGGCGTCCGGCGCCGGGACAAAAAGCTCCCCTGCCCCAAATTCTAA
- a CDS encoding TIGR03643 family protein, translating to MKQQPSSTTLTERELDRLIEMAWEDRTPFEAIQSQFGLSESAVITIMRQQLTPNGWRRWRARVQGRATKHAVLSAVTDSRFKSSRQRQVSHNKISKR from the coding sequence ATGAAACAACAACCATCATCCACCACCCTCACTGAGCGTGAGCTGGACCGGCTTATTGAAATGGCCTGGGAGGACCGAACTCCTTTTGAGGCTATTCAAAGTCAATTTGGCCTGTCGGAGTCAGCTGTCATTACCATCATGCGTCAGCAGTTAACGCCAAATGGCTGGCGCCGATGGCGGGCCCGAGTTCAAGGGCGGGCCACCAAGCATGCGGTCCTGTCGGCGGTAACCGATTCCCGTTTCAAATCATCCCGGCAGCGACAGGTGAGTCACAACAAAATCAGCAAACGGTAG
- a CDS encoding aspartate kinase, which produces MNVFKFGEASVKDASGVRNLASIVQKQLPAGVIVVSAMGKTTNALERLVQAYRSQQADAIQTQLQTLRTYHESIMQELGGSFTDAYQTFAQLEKSLDQIPDETYDNTYDQIVSLGEILSTQIVAEYLKQTGVPVRWVDARQLIRTDATFREGRVNWQETEQRIRESVSPNEIIITQGFIGQAPGGLTTTLGREGSDYTAAIFAYCLNATGVTIWKDVPGVLNADPKWFDETVLLPKITYQDAIELAYYGATVIHPKTIKPLQNKSIPLYVRSFVKPEEQGTAIGDYERHLDTPSFIFKIDQVLISLHPNDFSFIAEENLSLIFGQFAQAGVKINLMQNTAISFSVVVDNNPARIPALLKHLQESFRVNYNDGLELITIRYYDQSTIDRVLTEKKLLLEQKSRYTVQLVAKDIAA; this is translated from the coding sequence ATGAACGTTTTCAAGTTTGGCGAGGCGTCCGTTAAGGATGCGTCTGGCGTGCGGAATCTGGCTTCTATTGTGCAGAAACAACTTCCCGCGGGTGTCATTGTCGTATCGGCGATGGGAAAAACGACCAATGCGCTGGAAAGGCTCGTACAGGCATATAGGAGCCAGCAGGCCGATGCTATTCAAACGCAGCTGCAGACGCTGCGTACGTATCATGAGAGCATCATGCAGGAGTTGGGCGGCTCGTTTACTGACGCCTACCAGACGTTCGCGCAACTTGAAAAGTCTCTGGATCAAATTCCAGACGAGACCTACGATAACACCTACGATCAGATCGTATCGCTGGGGGAGATCTTGTCAACCCAGATCGTTGCTGAGTACCTGAAACAGACGGGTGTTCCAGTACGCTGGGTCGATGCACGTCAGTTAATTCGTACGGATGCTACGTTTCGGGAAGGGCGGGTGAACTGGCAAGAAACGGAGCAACGTATACGCGAAAGCGTTTCGCCCAATGAAATCATCATTACTCAGGGTTTCATTGGCCAGGCACCTGGTGGATTGACAACTACCTTGGGTCGGGAAGGATCGGATTATACGGCGGCTATTTTTGCCTACTGCCTGAACGCAACAGGCGTAACGATCTGGAAAGACGTACCTGGCGTGCTCAACGCCGACCCCAAATGGTTCGACGAAACCGTACTGTTGCCTAAAATCACGTATCAGGATGCCATTGAGCTGGCTTATTACGGGGCCACAGTCATTCATCCCAAGACGATCAAGCCGTTACAAAACAAGTCGATTCCGCTTTACGTCCGCTCCTTCGTAAAACCGGAAGAACAGGGAACGGCAATCGGCGATTATGAACGTCATCTGGACACGCCGTCATTCATTTTCAAGATCGATCAGGTGCTGATTTCGCTACACCCGAATGACTTCTCGTTTATTGCCGAAGAAAACCTAAGCCTCATTTTTGGGCAGTTTGCGCAGGCTGGCGTCAAAATCAACCTGATGCAGAACACGGCGATTAGCTTTTCGGTGGTTGTCGATAACAACCCGGCCCGTATTCCTGCCTTGCTGAAGCACCTACAGGAAAGTTTTCGGGTGAACTACAACGATGGGCTGGAGCTGATTACCATTCGCTATTACGACCAGAGCACGATTGATCGTGTGCTGACTGAAAAGAAGCTGTTGCTGGAGCAGAAAAGCCGCTACACCGTGCAACTGGTGGCCAAAGATATTGCTGCGTAA
- the ruvB gene encoding Holliday junction branch migration DNA helicase RuvB produces MRNDILKGSGDGMTTTDKEIERALRPLSFADFTGQAKVLENLEVFVRAAQQRGEALDHVLLHGPPGLGKTTLSHIVANELQANIRMTSGPVLDKPSDLAGLLTNLQPNDVLFIDEIHRLNPIVEEYLYSAMEDYKIDIMLDSGPNARTVQIKLNPFTLIGATTRAGMLTAPLRARFGISCRLEYYDATLLTNIVQRSSAILGTPIDESGAYEIARRSRGTPRIANNLLRRTRDFAQVKGNGYINVDIAEIALSALDVDQNGLDEMDNRILTTIIEKFKGGPVGLSTIATACGEEAETIEEVYEPFLIQEGFLKRTSRGREVTERAFIHLGIVPTYKTGHLFD; encoded by the coding sequence ATGCGAAACGACATTTTAAAAGGGAGTGGTGACGGCATGACCACAACGGATAAGGAGATCGAACGGGCGCTCCGTCCCCTTTCGTTTGCCGACTTCACGGGGCAGGCCAAGGTCCTCGAAAATCTTGAAGTATTTGTCCGGGCGGCCCAGCAACGGGGTGAAGCGCTGGACCATGTACTGCTACATGGCCCTCCGGGGCTGGGTAAAACCACGCTGTCTCATATTGTGGCTAATGAGCTTCAGGCTAATATCCGGATGACCTCCGGGCCGGTACTGGATAAGCCCAGCGATCTGGCTGGTCTGCTCACGAACCTGCAGCCGAACGATGTCCTCTTTATCGACGAAATACACCGGCTCAATCCCATTGTGGAAGAGTATCTGTACTCGGCGATGGAGGATTACAAGATTGATATTATGCTCGATTCGGGACCTAACGCCCGGACAGTGCAGATCAAGCTTAACCCATTTACGTTGATTGGGGCTACAACCCGCGCTGGTATGCTGACCGCACCGTTACGAGCCCGGTTCGGCATTAGCTGCCGTCTGGAATACTACGACGCTACGTTGCTGACAAATATCGTACAGCGGTCGTCGGCCATTCTGGGAACGCCCATCGATGAGTCGGGTGCCTACGAGATCGCGCGCCGGAGCCGGGGCACACCACGTATTGCTAATAACCTGCTGCGCCGTACTCGTGACTTTGCGCAGGTAAAAGGTAATGGCTACATCAACGTCGACATTGCCGAGATCGCCCTAAGTGCGCTGGATGTCGATCAGAACGGGCTGGACGAAATGGACAACCGAATTCTGACGACGATCATCGAGAAGTTTAAGGGCGGGCCGGTTGGATTATCGACCATTGCCACGGCCTGTGGCGAAGAAGCCGAAACGATTGAAGAGGTATATGAGCCGTTCCTCATTCAGGAGGGCTTTCTGAAACGTACCTCGCGAGGGCGTGAAGTGACCGAGCGGGCCTTTATCCATCTAGGTATAGTGCCGACTTACAAAACGGGTCATTTATTTGATTAA
- a CDS encoding DMT family transporter, with amino-acid sequence MTQQPTRAQYWLGAFLVFLAAFCFATKGILIKLAYRYPIDSISLLTLRMLFALPFYVAIALNLSRKLPPAKLTANEWLVLALLGITGYYFASFFNFLGLVYITASLERILLFVYPTFVLLLNALGGFGRQTVRPTKLQLVSLGLTYAGIMLAFVGNIETSAQKNVALGAFWVILSGLVYAAYLVGSDRMIDRVGAQRFTCYAMIAATIPTVLHYLVQHGFSLGSYPEPVYWLGISMGIFVTVLPTFMIAEGIKRIGSGNASIVASVGPIFTIFLSTFVLHETISPEQIIGTLLVLVGVFLIGWRGNRKNTDTE; translated from the coding sequence ATGACTCAGCAACCCACCCGCGCTCAATACTGGCTAGGTGCCTTTCTGGTATTCCTGGCGGCTTTCTGCTTTGCCACGAAGGGTATTCTGATCAAGCTGGCCTACCGGTACCCCATCGACTCGATTTCGCTACTTACGCTGCGGATGCTGTTTGCGCTGCCTTTCTACGTCGCTATTGCCTTGAATTTGAGTCGGAAACTACCGCCCGCCAAGCTCACCGCCAATGAGTGGCTGGTACTGGCGCTGCTGGGCATTACGGGCTACTATTTCGCCAGCTTTTTTAACTTTCTGGGGCTGGTTTACATTACTGCCAGCCTTGAACGGATACTGCTGTTCGTTTATCCCACGTTTGTTCTCCTGCTCAATGCCCTGGGTGGCTTCGGTCGGCAGACCGTTCGCCCAACGAAATTACAGCTTGTTTCGCTGGGGCTTACCTATGCTGGTATCATGCTGGCCTTTGTCGGCAATATTGAGACTTCGGCGCAAAAGAACGTAGCGCTGGGGGCTTTCTGGGTTATTCTAAGTGGACTGGTGTATGCGGCGTACCTGGTGGGCAGCGACCGGATGATTGACCGGGTGGGTGCTCAACGTTTTACCTGTTACGCCATGATAGCCGCTACAATACCTACGGTTCTACACTACCTGGTACAGCATGGATTCAGTCTAGGTAGTTATCCGGAACCTGTTTACTGGCTGGGTATCAGTATGGGCATTTTCGTGACTGTGCTGCCTACGTTTATGATCGCTGAGGGGATCAAACGGATTGGATCGGGTAATGCGTCGATTGTAGCGAGTGTAGGCCCTATTTTCACAATTTTCCTGTCCACGTTCGTCCTGCACGAAACCATCAGCCCGGAACAGATCATTGGTACGCTGCTTGTTCTGGTGGGCGTATTTCTGATCGGCTGGCGCGGAAACCGTAAAAATACGGATACAGAGTAA
- a CDS encoding ArsR/SmtB family transcription factor, which translates to MATEKATDDEKRIDKAAYVLKAVAHPLRIKIIQMLNDNKELNVSSIYKNLNAEQSLISHHLINMRDKGILDIRRSGKNIYYFLVDSAVSDVVECIYKSKILN; encoded by the coding sequence ATGGCAACGGAAAAAGCTACTGACGACGAGAAACGTATTGATAAGGCAGCTTACGTATTGAAGGCTGTTGCGCATCCATTACGCATTAAAATCATTCAAATGCTGAATGATAACAAGGAGTTAAATGTCTCTTCTATCTACAAAAACTTGAACGCAGAACAATCACTCATTTCGCATCACCTGATTAATATGCGCGATAAAGGAATCCTTGACATTCGGCGCAGTGGCAAAAACATTTACTATTTCCTGGTAGATAGTGCCGTTTCTGATGTAGTTGAGTGCATTTATAAAAGTAAGATTCTGAACTAG